A single window of Helicobacter pylori NCTC 11637 = CCUG 17874 = ATCC 43504 = JCM 12093 DNA harbors:
- a CDS encoding single-stranded DNA-binding protein, translating to MFNKVIMVGRLTRNVELKYLPSGSAAATIGLATSRRFKKQDGTLGEEVCFIDARLFGRTAEIANQYLSKGSSVLIEGRLTYESWMDQTGKKNSRHTITVDSLQFMDKKSDNPQANAMQDSIMHENFNNAYPANHNAPSQDPFNQAPSYVQNAYAKENLQAQPSKYQNSVPEINIDEEEIPF from the coding sequence ATGTTTAATAAAGTGATTATGGTAGGGCGTTTGACCAGGAATGTGGAGTTGAAATATTTGCCTAGCGGTTCGGCTGCGGCTACAATAGGTTTAGCCACAAGCAGGCGTTTTAAGAAACAAGACGGCACGCTGGGCGAAGAGGTGTGCTTTATAGATGCGCGTTTGTTTGGACGAACGGCTGAAATCGCTAACCAGTATTTGAGCAAGGGTTCAAGCGTTTTGATAGAAGGGCGTTTGACTTATGAGAGTTGGATGGATCAAACGGGCAAAAAAAATTCCCGCCACACTATCACAGTGGACTCGTTGCAATTTATGGATAAAAAGTCAGACAATCCCCAAGCAAACGCTATGCAAGATAGTATAATGCATGAGAATTTCAACAACGCTTATCCCGCTAATCATAACGCTCCCAGCCAAGATCCTTTTAACCAAGCCCCAAGTTATGTGCAAAACGCTTACGCTAAAGAGAATTTACAAGCACAGCCGTCCAAGTATCAAAACAGCGTGCCTGAAATCAATATTGATGAAGAAGAAATCCCCTTTTAA
- a CDS encoding formamidase, whose product MGSIGSMGKPIEGFLVAAIQFPVPIVNSRKDIDHNIESIIRTLHATKAGYPGVELIIFPEYSTQGLNTAKWLSEEFLLDVPGKETELYAQACKEAKVYGVFSIMERNPDSNKNPYNTAIIIDPQGKIILKYRKLFPWNPIEPWYPGDLGMPVCEGPGGSKLAVCICHDGMIPELAREAAYKGCNVYIRISGYSTQVNDQWILTNRSNAWHNLMYTVSVNLAGYDNVFYYFGEGQICNFDGTTLVQGHRNPWEIVTGEIYPKMADNARLSWGLENNIYNLGHRGYVAKPGGEHDAGLTYIKDLAAGKYKLPWEDHMKIKDGSIYGYPTTGGRFGK is encoded by the coding sequence ATGGGAAGTATCGGCAGTATGGGCAAACCTATTGAAGGGTTTTTAGTGGCAGCCATTCAGTTTCCTGTGCCAATTGTCAATAGCCGTAAGGATATTGATCACAACATTGAAAGCATTATTAGGACCTTGCATGCGACTAAAGCGGGGTATCCGGGAGTGGAACTTATCATTTTCCCTGAGTATAGCACGCAAGGTTTGAATACCGCTAAGTGGCTTAGCGAAGAGTTTTTATTAGATGTCCCGGGTAAAGAGACAGAGCTATACGCTCAAGCGTGTAAAGAGGCGAAAGTTTATGGTGTTTTTTCAATCATGGAACGCAATCCTGATTCTAACAAAAACCCCTACAACACCGCCATTATCATTGATCCGCAAGGTAAAATCATTTTAAAATACCGCAAGCTATTCCCATGGAATCCTATTGAACCATGGTATCCTGGGGATTTAGGAATGCCTGTGTGCGAGGGTCCGGGCGGATCAAAATTAGCCGTGTGCATTTGCCATGACGGCATGATTCCAGAGCTCGCTAGAGAAGCGGCCTATAAAGGGTGCAATGTGTATATCCGCATTTCAGGCTATAGCACTCAAGTCAATGATCAATGGATTTTGACCAACCGCTCCAACGCATGGCACAATTTGATGTATACCGTGAGCGTGAATTTAGCCGGCTATGATAATGTCTTTTACTACTTTGGTGAGGGGCAAATCTGTAACTTTGATGGCACGACTCTTGTTCAAGGACACCGCAACCCTTGGGAGATTGTAACCGGGGAAATCTATCCTAAAATGGCAGACAACGCTCGCTTAAGCTGGGGCTTAGAAAACAACATTTACAACCTAGGCCATAGAGGGTATGTGGCTAAACCGGGCGGAGAACATGACGCAGGCTTAACCTACATCAAAGACTTAGCCGCTGGTAAATACAAATTGCCTTGGGAAGATCACATGAAAATCAAAGATGGCTCTATTTATGGCTATCCTACCACCGGTGGGCGTTTTGGGAAATAA
- a CDS encoding glycosyltransferase family 39 protein, which translates to MQLSPLQSALLYFSYFIYPEKKTRSFDLSDLVFTIMVFLVLALGLLMSKEISISYNEAKDFFYSNAWFVKIAQKSAEILGQNDLALRLPFLIAHLINMFLFYLIGRKILKKPKDALYVVLTYALLPGVNLFAILLAKSVLVLSLGLLISYLYIKTQKIPYLTLSACAFLDGAFIPLLLGVFTYALRKRYFKSAIFILVGLGVNIALFSGSFNKGLPSGYFIDTCLELMLLYSPLFFLYYPYTLYKALLDKKPSLLAFMSASGWLFPLLLSMRQEIDLKTFAPLALIGLPLFVKSVLNSLRVRLKEFRGQYYLRVFSLYLLMLTETLFLWGSKISGANEKLLNRHFLAKEVATALQLRGIHQIRTNDKQLALRLQFYGIKEGGRLRLINTKISKKRPDITIIYADKILQSYSLVRH; encoded by the coding sequence ATGCAACTAAGCCCCTTACAAAGCGCTCTGTTATACTTTAGCTACTTTATTTATCCAGAGAAAAAAACAAGAAGCTTTGATTTAAGCGATTTAGTCTTTACCATCATGGTTTTTTTAGTCCTAGCTTTGGGGCTGTTGATGAGTAAAGAAATTTCTATCAGCTACAATGAAGCGAAAGACTTTTTTTATAGCAATGCATGGTTTGTCAAAATCGCTCAAAAAAGCGCTGAAATTTTAGGCCAAAACGATTTGGCTTTGAGGTTGCCTTTTTTGATCGCTCATCTCATCAACATGTTTTTATTCTACCTCATAGGGCGAAAGATTCTAAAAAAGCCTAAAGACGCCCTTTATGTGGTATTGACTTACGCTTTATTGCCTGGAGTGAATCTCTTTGCGATTTTACTGGCTAAAAGCGTGCTGGTGTTAAGCCTTGGGCTTTTGATTAGCTATTTATATATCAAAACCCAAAAAATCCCTTATTTAACCCTTAGTGCTTGCGCGTTTTTAGACGGCGCGTTTATCCCGCTTTTACTAGGGGTTTTTACCTACGCTTTAAGGAAACGCTATTTTAAGAGCGCGATCTTTATTTTGGTGGGTTTAGGCGTGAATATTGCTCTTTTTAGCGGGAGTTTCAATAAGGGCTTGCCTAGTGGGTATTTTATAGACACATGCTTAGAACTCATGCTTTTATATTCGCCCCTATTCTTCCTCTACTACCCTTATACGCTCTATAAAGCCCTTTTGGATAAAAAGCCATCGTTACTGGCCTTTATGAGCGCGAGCGGTTGGCTTTTCCCTTTGCTTTTGAGCATGCGCCAAGAGATAGATTTAAAAACTTTCGCCCCCTTAGCGTTAATTGGTTTGCCTTTGTTTGTTAAAAGCGTTTTAAATAGCCTTAGGGTGCGTTTAAAGGAATTTAGGGGGCAGTATTATTTGCGCGTTTTTAGTTTGTATCTTTTGATGCTCACTGAAACGCTCTTTTTATGGGGGAGTAAAATTTCTGGCGCTAATGAAAAATTATTAAACCGGCATTTCTTAGCCAAAGAAGTCGCTACAGCCTTGCAATTAAGAGGCATTCATCAAATCCGCACTAACGATAAACAACTCGCCTTAAGGCTCCAATTCTATGGCATTAAAGAAGGGGGGAGGTTAAGACTGATCAACACTAAGATTTCTAAAAAACGCCCGGATATTACAATCATCTACGCTGATAAAATTCTACAATCCTATAGTTTGGTGCGCCATTAA
- the carA gene encoding glutamine-hydrolyzing carbamoyl-phosphate synthase small subunit codes for MVSLYLENGLFLKAQSFGASGTQAGELVFNTSMSGYQEVISDPSYKGQFVVFSMPEIGVVGANSKDDESFFSCAGVLARHYNEFFSNSRADFSLSAYLKERGVLGICGVDTRSLIKTLRHHGCLMMVASTIEHDKNKLEEILKNAPKISHSPLVSSVSTPKITTHQRTTFDFKTLDYKPFDEKTSHKIIAVLDFGAKDNILNELQNVGLKALIYPHHTKANELIKAYEKKEISGIFLSNGPGDPLSLQQEIREIKQLINAKIPMFGICLGHQLLSIAQGYPTYKLKFGHHGSNHPVKNLKTNAVEITAQNHNYCVPEDIEEIAIITHRNLFDNTIEGVRYKNAPIISVQHHPESSPGPKESHYIFKEFVELLKGF; via the coding sequence ATGGTCTCTCTCTATTTAGAAAACGGGCTTTTTTTAAAAGCGCAAAGTTTTGGGGCTAGCGGCACGCAAGCGGGCGAGCTTGTTTTTAACACTTCTATGAGCGGCTATCAAGAAGTCATTAGCGACCCTAGCTATAAGGGGCAATTTGTGGTTTTTAGCATGCCTGAAATTGGGGTTGTGGGCGCTAATTCTAAAGATGATGAATCCTTTTTTTCATGCGCAGGGGTTTTAGCACGCCATTACAATGAATTTTTTTCTAATTCAAGGGCGGATTTTAGCTTGAGCGCTTATTTGAAAGAGCGTGGCGTTTTAGGGATTTGTGGCGTTGATACCAGGAGTTTGATTAAAACCTTACGCCATCATGGGTGCTTGATGATGGTCGCTTCCACGATAGAGCATGACAAAAACAAGCTTGAAGAAATTTTAAAAAATGCCCCTAAAATTTCTCACTCCCCCCTAGTGTCTAGCGTTTCTACGCCAAAAATCACCACGCACCAACGCACGACTTTTGATTTCAAAACCCTAGATTACAAGCCTTTTGATGAAAAAACCTCTCATAAAATTATCGCCGTGCTAGACTTTGGGGCTAAAGACAATATCTTAAACGAGCTTCAAAATGTGGGGTTAAAAGCCCTTATTTACCCGCACCACACTAAAGCTAACGAGCTGATTAAGGCCTATGAAAAAAAAGAAATTAGCGGGATTTTCCTCTCTAACGGGCCTGGCGATCCTTTAAGCTTGCAACAAGAAATCAGAGAAATCAAGCAACTCATTAACGCTAAAATCCCCATGTTTGGCATTTGCTTAGGGCATCAATTGCTCTCTATCGCGCAAGGCTACCCTACTTACAAGCTCAAATTTGGCCATCATGGGAGCAACCACCCCGTTAAAAACCTAAAAACAAACGCCGTTGAAATCACCGCACAAAACCACAACTATTGCGTCCCTGAAGACATTGAAGAAATCGCCATTATCACGCACCGCAATCTTTTTGACAACACCATTGAGGGCGTGCGTTATAAAAACGCTCCCATTATTTCTGTCCAGCACCACCCAGAAAGCAGCCCTGGTCCCAAAGAGAGCCATTATATTTTTAAAGAATTTGTGGAATTGTTAAAGGGTTTTTAG
- the alaS gene encoding alanine--tRNA ligase — protein MDIRNEFLQFFQNKGHEIYPSMPLVPNDATLLFTNAGMVQFKDIFTGIVPRPSIPRATSSQLCMRAGGKHNDLENVGYTARHHTLFEMLGNFSFGDYFKEEAILFAWEFVTKNLGFKPKDLYISVHEKDDEAVKLWEKFVPVDRIKKMGDKDNFWQMGDSGPCGPCSEIYIDQGEKHFKGSEDYFGGEGDRFLEIWNLVFMQYERSNDGVLSPLPKPSIDTGMGLERVQALLERKLNNFDSSLFAPLMGEISELTSLDYASEFQPSFRVVADHARAVAFLLAQGVHFNKEGRGYVLRRILRRALRHGYLMGLKEAFLYKVVGVVCEQFSNTHAYLKESKEMVMKECFEEEERFLETLESGMELFNLSLKHLNENKIFDGKIAFKLYDTFGFPLDLTNDMLRSHGACVDMQGFELCMQEQVKRSKASWKGKQHNADFSAILNAYAPNEFVGYETTECSAKALGFFDSDFKEITDANPNQEVWVLLEKTPFYAEGGGAIGDRGALFKDNEEAALVSDTKNFFGLNFSLLEIKKALKKGDQVIAQVSDERLEIAKHHSATHLLQSALREVLGSHVSQAGSLVESKRLRFDFSHPKALNDEELEKVEDLVNAQIFKHLTSQVEHMPLNQAKDKGALALFSEKYAENVRVVSFKEASIELCGGIHVENTGLIGGFRILKESGVSSGVRRIEAVCGKAFYQLAKEENKELKNAKTLLKNNDVIAGINKLKESVKNSQKAPVSMDLPVEKIHGVDLVVGVVEQGDIKEMIDRLKSKHERLLAMVFKKENERITLACGVKNAPIKANAWANEVAQILGGKGGGRGDFASAGGKDIENLQAALNLAKNTALKALEG, from the coding sequence ATGGACATTCGCAACGAATTTTTACAATTTTTTCAAAATAAGGGGCATGAGATTTATCCCAGCATGCCTTTAGTGCCTAATGACGCTACCTTGCTTTTTACCAATGCCGGCATGGTGCAATTTAAAGATATTTTTACCGGTATAGTGCCACGCCCTAGCATTCCCAGAGCGACAAGTTCGCAATTGTGCATGCGAGCGGGTGGCAAGCATAACGATTTAGAAAATGTCGGTTACACCGCAAGGCACCACACGCTTTTTGAAATGCTAGGGAATTTCTCTTTTGGGGATTATTTCAAAGAAGAAGCGATTTTGTTTGCGTGGGAATTTGTAACCAAGAATTTAGGGTTTAAACCTAAAGATTTATACATCAGCGTGCATGAAAAAGACGATGAAGCCGTTAAACTATGGGAAAAGTTTGTGCCTGTTGACAGGATTAAAAAAATGGGCGATAAAGATAATTTCTGGCAAATGGGCGATAGCGGGCCTTGCGGGCCTTGCAGTGAAATTTATATTGATCAGGGCGAAAAACACTTTAAGGGGAGCGAGGATTATTTTGGGGGCGAGGGCGATAGGTTTTTAGAAATTTGGAATTTGGTGTTCATGCAATACGAACGCTCTAATGATGGCGTTTTATCCCCCTTGCCAAAGCCTAGCATTGATACGGGCATGGGATTAGAAAGGGTGCAAGCGCTATTAGAACGTAAGCTCAATAATTTTGATTCTTCATTATTTGCGCCCCTAATGGGAGAAATCAGCGAGCTTACAAGCCTGGATTATGCGAGCGAGTTCCAGCCAAGTTTTAGGGTAGTGGCCGATCACGCAAGAGCGGTAGCGTTCTTGCTCGCTCAAGGGGTGCATTTCAATAAGGAAGGCCGTGGCTATGTTTTAAGGCGCATTTTAAGGCGAGCCTTAAGGCATGGGTATTTAATGGGCTTGAAAGAAGCGTTTCTATACAAAGTCGTGGGCGTGGTGTGCGAGCAATTTTCTAACACGCATGCGTATTTGAAAGAGTCTAAAGAAATGGTGATGAAAGAATGCTTTGAAGAAGAAGAGCGCTTTTTAGAGACTTTGGAATCGGGCATGGAATTGTTTAACTTGTCTTTAAAGCATTTGAATGAAAATAAAATCTTTGATGGCAAGATCGCTTTCAAGCTTTATGACACTTTTGGTTTCCCTTTGGATTTAACGAACGACATGCTAAGAAGTCATGGGGCGTGCGTGGATATGCAAGGCTTTGAATTGTGCATGCAAGAGCAGGTGAAACGCTCTAAAGCTTCATGGAAAGGCAAACAACATAACGCTGATTTTAGCGCTATTTTAAACGCTTATGCACCCAATGAATTTGTGGGGTATGAAACGACAGAATGTTCTGCTAAAGCCTTAGGGTTTTTTGATAGCGATTTTAAAGAAATAACCGATGCAAATCCTAACCAAGAAGTTTGGGTGTTGTTAGAAAAAACCCCTTTTTATGCAGAAGGTGGGGGGGCTATAGGCGATAGGGGCGCGCTTTTTAAAGACAATGAAGAAGCGGCTCTAGTGTCAGACACAAAAAACTTTTTTGGGCTTAATTTTTCACTCCTTGAAATCAAAAAAGCGCTAAAAAAAGGCGATCAAGTGATCGCGCAAGTGAGCGATGAGCGCTTAGAAATCGCCAAACACCATAGCGCGACGCATTTATTGCAGAGCGCTTTAAGAGAAGTTTTAGGCTCGCATGTGAGTCAAGCAGGGAGTTTAGTGGAATCCAAACGATTGCGCTTTGATTTCTCGCACCCTAAAGCGCTCAACGATGAAGAGTTAGAAAAAGTAGAAGATTTAGTTAATGCTCAAATTTTCAAGCATTTGACAAGCCAGGTGGAGCATATGCCTTTAAACCAAGCCAAAGATAAGGGAGCGTTAGCGTTATTTAGTGAAAAATACGCTGAAAATGTGCGGGTGGTGAGCTTTAAAGAAGCGTCCATTGAATTGTGTGGGGGCATTCATGTGGAAAATACCGGGCTGATTGGGGGGTTTAGGATTCTTAAAGAAAGCGGGGTGAGTAGTGGGGTCAGACGCATTGAAGCGGTGTGCGGGAAAGCCTTTTACCAACTGGCTAAAGAAGAAAATAAAGAGCTTAAAAACGCTAAGACTTTATTGAAAAATAACGATGTGATCGCCGGCATCAACAAGCTTAAAGAGAGCGTGAAAAACAGCCAAAAAGCCCCCGTTTCTATGGATTTACCGGTTGAAAAAATCCATGGCGTGGATTTGGTGGTGGGCGTCGTGGAACAGGGCGACATTAAAGAAATGATTGACCGATTGAAAAGTAAGCATGAAAGATTGCTCGCTATGGTGTTTAAAAAAGAAAACGAGCGAATCACTCTCGCATGCGGGGTGAAAAACGCACCCATAAAGGCGAACGCATGGGCTAATGAAGTGGCGCAAATTTTAGGGGGCAAAGGGGGCGGGAGAGGTGATTTTGCGAGCGCTGGGGGCAAGGATATTGAAAATTTGCAAGCCGCGCTCAATTTAGCGAAAAATACCGCTCTTAAAGCTTTAGAGGGATAG
- a CDS encoding DUF507 family protein yields the protein MRLKLTHINHISHKIANDFIHSKLLELKAPRELLCELIEGILEKSVKKENAIDEQARELLEENTDEIEFMRMDERQLFWMIKRQIAQKEGFHLFWEERCNDLSHQILNKILDEDLIMFSVSENLIRNLIYKSIDTYSKAYESIENEVHEKIKHYKRKLPVGSDEYELVFERLYEEELRRKGFL from the coding sequence ATGAGACTCAAACTAACCCATATAAACCATATAAGCCATAAGATTGCCAATGACTTTATCCATTCAAAACTATTAGAATTAAAAGCCCCTAGAGAATTATTGTGTGAATTGATAGAAGGGATTTTGGAAAAAAGCGTTAAAAAAGAAAACGCCATTGATGAGCAAGCCAGAGAGCTTTTAGAAGAAAACACCGATGAGATAGAATTCATGCGGATGGATGAAAGGCAGCTTTTTTGGATGATTAAAAGACAGATCGCTCAAAAAGAGGGCTTCCATTTGTTTTGGGAAGAAAGGTGCAACGATTTGTCGCACCAGATTTTGAATAAAATCTTAGATGAGGATTTGATCATGTTTAGCGTGTCAGAGAATTTGATAAGGAATTTGATTTACAAATCCATTGACACCTATTCTAAAGCGTATGAAAGCATTGAAAATGAAGTGCATGAAAAAATCAAGCATTACAAACGCAAACTGCCCGTAGGGAGCGATGAATACGAGCTGGTGTTTGAAAGGCTCTATGAAGAAGAATTAAGACGCAAGGGCTTTTTATAA
- a CDS encoding DMT family transporter has product MRNTILFGVSMILLANLCFGIMSAFVKITADYFSPMENVFYRSITMTLLLLLIYPFKPYRLKSYKQGGFKKLAFRVVVGGLAMLAFFYNIEKISLATATAFSQCAPIYTVLLSPLLLKEKLKRSALISACIGLVGVVLISDPSVENVGPVEILMGILSGIFVSLAYITLRDLREYYDKQAVILAFAFGMSLLGLIGMFIDIPFLSTGIHIPRKEDILWISLIGISGTLGQYFLTYAYMNAPAGIIAPIEYTRIVWGLLFGLYLGDTFLDLKSSLGVALILCSGLLIALPALLKELKKI; this is encoded by the coding sequence ATGCGTAACACCATTTTATTTGGCGTTTCAATGATACTTTTGGCGAATTTATGCTTTGGGATCATGAGCGCGTTTGTTAAAATCACAGCGGATTATTTTTCCCCTATGGAAAATGTGTTTTACCGCTCCATTACCATGACGCTTTTGCTCTTGCTTATTTATCCTTTCAAACCCTACCGCTTGAAAAGTTACAAACAAGGCGGTTTTAAAAAGCTCGCTTTTAGGGTCGTTGTGGGGGGCTTGGCCATGCTAGCGTTTTTTTATAATATTGAAAAAATTTCGCTCGCTACAGCGACGGCCTTTTCGCAATGCGCGCCGATTTATACGGTGCTTCTTTCCCCTTTGCTTTTGAAAGAAAAACTCAAAAGAAGCGCGTTAATTTCTGCATGCATCGGGCTAGTGGGGGTGGTGTTGATCTCCGATCCTAGCGTGGAAAATGTGGGGCCGGTTGAAATCCTTATGGGCATATTGAGCGGGATCTTTGTGTCTTTAGCGTATATCACTTTAAGGGATTTGAGGGAATATTACGACAAGCAAGCCGTGATTTTAGCGTTCGCCTTTGGCATGAGCCTTCTTGGATTAATAGGCATGTTCATTGATATTCCTTTTTTATCCACAGGCATTCATATCCCTAGAAAAGAGGATATTTTATGGATTTCTTTAATAGGGATTAGCGGGACTTTAGGGCAGTATTTCTTAACTTATGCTTACATGAACGCGCCCGCTGGGATCATTGCCCCCATTGAATACACCCGCATTGTTTGGGGGCTATTGTTTGGGCTGTATTTAGGCGATACATTTTTGGATCTTAAAAGCTCTTTGGGGGTGGCTTTGATTTTATGTTCAGGCTTACTCATTGCCTTGCCCGCTCTTTTAAAAGAATTAAAAAAAATTTAA
- the rpsR gene encoding 30S ribosomal protein S18, producing the protein MERKRYSKRYCKYTEAKISFIDYKDLDMLKHTLSERYKIMPRRLTGNSKKWQERVEVAIKRARHMALIPYIVDRKKVVDSPFKQH; encoded by the coding sequence ATGGAAAGAAAACGCTATTCAAAACGCTATTGCAAATACACTGAAGCTAAAATCAGCTTTATTGACTATAAAGATTTAGACATGCTCAAGCACACGCTATCAGAGCGCTATAAAATCATGCCAAGGAGGTTGACAGGCAATAGCAAAAAGTGGCAAGAAAGGGTGGAAGTAGCGATCAAAAGAGCCCGCCACATGGCTTTAATCCCCTACATTGTGGACAGGAAAAAAGTCGTGGATAGCCCTTTTAAACAGCACTAA
- the rpsF gene encoding 30S ribosomal protein S6, translated as MRHYETMFILKPTLVEEEIKSKIEFYKEVITKHHGVIETSLDMGMRNLAYEIKKHKRGYYYVAYFKAEPSMILELERLYRINEDVLRFIVIKYESKKEVEAWHALVDRANKKPSHAKEKHEKTEHTHSHHVEEAESVGSHSE; from the coding sequence ATGAGGCATTATGAAACGATGTTTATTCTCAAACCTACTTTAGTAGAAGAAGAGATTAAATCCAAAATTGAGTTTTATAAAGAAGTGATCACTAAGCATCACGGCGTGATTGAAACGAGCCTGGATATGGGCATGCGTAATTTGGCTTATGAAATCAAAAAGCACAAAAGAGGCTATTATTATGTGGCGTATTTCAAAGCGGAGCCGTCAATGATTTTAGAGCTTGAACGGTTGTATCGCATCAATGAAGACGTGTTGCGTTTCATTGTGATCAAATACGAAAGCAAGAAAGAAGTAGAAGCGTGGCATGCGTTAGTGGATAGGGCTAATAAAAAGCCATCGCATGCCAAAGAAAAACACGAAAAAACCGAACACACGCATTCTCACCATGTAGAGGAAGCAGAAAGCGTAGGATCTCATAGCGAATAA
- the maf gene encoding septum formation inhibitor Maf: protein MELILGSQSSARANLLKEHGIKFEQKALYFDEESLKTTDSREFVYLACKGKLEKAKELLANNCVIVVADSVVSVGNRMQRKAKNKQEALEFLKRQNGNEIEVLTCSALISPVLEWLDLSVFRARLKAFDPSEIEKYLESGLWQESAGCVRLEDFHRSYIKSSSENLSVGLGLNVEGLLGALKLGAEIASL from the coding sequence ATGGAGCTTATTTTAGGCTCTCAATCCAGCGCTAGGGCGAATCTTTTAAAAGAGCATGGGATTAAGTTTGAACAAAAAGCGCTCTATTTTGATGAAGAAAGCCTAAAAACCACAGACTCTAGGGAGTTTGTCTATTTGGCGTGCAAGGGGAAATTAGAAAAAGCTAAAGAGTTACTTGCGAATAATTGCGTTATCGTGGTGGCTGATAGCGTGGTGAGCGTGGGTAATCGCATGCAACGAAAAGCTAAAAACAAGCAAGAAGCCCTTGAATTTTTAAAACGCCAAAATGGTAATGAAATAGAGGTTTTAACTTGCTCTGCATTGATTTCTCCTGTGTTGGAATGGCTGGATCTATCGGTTTTTAGAGCGCGTTTAAAGGCGTTTGATCCTAGCGAGATAGAAAAATACTTAGAGAGCGGATTGTGGCAAGAAAGCGCGGGCTGCGTGCGTTTAGAGGACTTTCATAGGTCCTATATTAAAAGCTCAAGCGAGAATTTGAGCGTGGGGTTGGGGCTGAATGTGGAAGGCTTGTTAGGGGCGCTAAAATTAGGGGCTGAAATTGCATCGTTATAA
- a CDS encoding YdcH family protein has translation MFHEFRDEISVLKANNPHFDKIFEKHNQLDDDIKTAEQQNASDAEISHMKKQKLKLKDEIHSMIIEYREKQKSERA, from the coding sequence ATGTTCCATGAATTTAGAGACGAAATCAGCGTGTTAAAAGCGAATAATCCGCATTTTGATAAGATTTTTGAGAAACACAACCAGCTTGATGACGACATCAAAACCGCTGAGCAACAAAACGCTAGCGACGCTGAAATCAGCCACATGAAAAAACAAAAATTAAAATTAAAAGATGAAATCCACAGCATGATCATAGAGTATAGAGAAAAGCAAAAATCTGAACGCGCTTAA
- the holA gene encoding DNA polymerase III subunit delta, whose product MYRKDLGHYLKQRLPKAVFLYGEFDFFIHYYIQTISALFKLSNPDTETSLFYASDYEKSQIATLLEQDSLFGGSSLVILKLDFALHKKFKENDTNLFLKALERPSHNRLIIGLYNAKSDTTKYKYTSDAIVKFFQKSPLKDEAICARFFTPKTWESLKFLQERANFLHLDISSHLLNALFEINNEDLGISFNDLDKLAVLNAPIALEDIQELSSNAGDMDLQKLILGLFLKKSVLDIYDYLLKEGKKDADILRGLERYFYQLFLFFAHIKTTGLMDAKEVLGYAPPKEIAENYAKNAMRLKEAGYKRVFEIFRLWHIQSMQGQKELGFLYLTPIQKIINP is encoded by the coding sequence ATGTATCGTAAAGATTTGGGCCATTATTTAAAACAACGCCTCCCTAAAGCGGTGTTTTTGTATGGGGAGTTTGATTTTTTTATCCATTATTATATTCAAACGATTAGCGCGCTTTTTAAGCTCAGTAACCCTGACACAGAAACTTCGCTTTTTTATGCGAGCGATTATGAAAAAAGCCAGATTGCGACCCTTTTAGAGCAGGATTCTTTATTTGGAGGGAGCAGTTTAGTCATTTTAAAATTAGATTTTGCGCTGCATAAGAAATTTAAAGAAAATGATACCAATCTTTTTTTAAAAGCTTTAGAGCGGCCTAGCCATAACAGGCTTATCATAGGGCTTTATAATGCTAAAAGCGACACCACCAAATACAAATACACTAGCGATGCTATCGTTAAATTTTTCCAAAAAAGCCCCTTGAAAGATGAAGCGATCTGTGCGCGCTTTTTTACCCCTAAAACTTGGGAGAGTTTGAAATTCTTACAAGAAAGGGCTAATTTTTTGCATTTAGACATCAGCAGCCATCTTTTAAACGCTCTTTTTGAGATCAATAACGAAGATTTAGGCATTTCGTTTAACGATTTAGACAAGCTAGCGGTTTTAAACGCACCCATCGCTTTAGAAGACATTCAAGAATTAAGCTCCAATGCGGGGGATATGGATTTGCAAAAGCTCATTTTAGGGCTTTTTTTGAAAAAAAGCGTCCTTGATATTTATGATTATTTGTTAAAAGAGGGCAAAAAAGATGCGGATATTTTAAGGGGGTTAGAGCGGTATTTTTACCAACTTTTTTTATTTTTCGCCCACATTAAAACGACCGGTTTAATGGACGCTAAAGAGGTTTTAGGCTACGCTCCTCCTAAAGAAATTGCCGAAAATTACGCTAAAAACGCCATGCGTTTGAAAGAAGCCGGCTATAAGAGGGTTTTTGAAATTTTTAGGTTATGGCACATTCAAAGCATGCAAGGGCAAAAGGAATTGGGCTTTTTGTATTTGACCCCCATTCAAAAAATCATTAACCCCTAA